From Pelagicoccus albus, the proteins below share one genomic window:
- a CDS encoding DEAD/DEAH box helicase, translating to MDPFLFDQRFARFVGQVDSAAASKGTELFESGAVRVDSLGKSLISGWVEERREGRFRVKLALNDEGGFSGSCSCPEVFNCCHSYALARQARLQVVGSFGGQTNRASSTADVRSPETKEIDRIWGLAKRSGNLLYPRDLLNIVANRTDLGPVSREPFRDLKRVLQRENPSSSGAFSEVLFQYLRHKGIAVADAYSKFGETTSKTRAFEKPTERRDWDRPPLKLRVRFELEESPDRDWFQARAVWEVEGMALQASEIDQLRSADGALVRLEGKGWYRLDGELASENRRALDALGLDPERGNSQRIHLSQIEDLLSEEMLGQKEWQVFQDKGRRIKAQSLPSPPAPLSSVLRPYQIAGFQFLCRMSEWQFGGILADDMGLGKTVQALAWLLHLSHLKGKGFRALVICPKSVTDNWVQEPNKFNTGLVARRFDGKVGIDPTSHIVVANYAQLRIKSEAFLSEDWDAVILDEAQYIKSPSSQTSKVAYKLKGKHRLAMTGTPVENSLTDLWSLMRFAMPRLFGPLPTFRANYSSQRADDNLLALRNRMKPFFLRRLKTEVAKDLPERIEKDIYCDLEGEQRALYEAQLAEARSLLNSAKKGGRGGSLNVLQALLRLRQTCCDPRLLRADRGAEKTESAKLQALLDLVEPLVAEGHKVLVFSQFTKMLDLAELEFGSRGISYLKLTGQTRDRAKLVDRFQNGGNESIFLLSLKAAGSGLTLTAASYVVLLDPWWNPAVEAQAIDRAHRIGQKDQVIAYRILAKDTVEEKIRRIQDEKAELAAAVFGEGAKSTKFELSELEAFLD from the coding sequence ATGGATCCTTTTCTTTTCGATCAGCGTTTCGCCCGTTTTGTGGGTCAGGTCGACTCTGCGGCGGCCTCCAAAGGGACGGAGTTGTTCGAGTCGGGCGCGGTTCGTGTGGACTCCTTGGGTAAGTCATTGATTTCCGGTTGGGTGGAAGAGCGACGCGAAGGGCGATTTCGAGTCAAGTTGGCTTTGAACGACGAAGGTGGATTCAGTGGTTCTTGCAGTTGTCCGGAGGTTTTTAACTGCTGCCATAGCTATGCCCTGGCTCGGCAGGCGAGGCTACAGGTGGTTGGCTCTTTTGGCGGTCAAACCAATAGGGCTTCGAGCACTGCAGATGTTCGAAGTCCAGAAACCAAGGAGATCGATCGCATTTGGGGCTTGGCGAAGCGCTCTGGCAATCTGCTTTATCCGAGGGATTTGCTTAATATCGTGGCGAATCGAACGGACTTAGGTCCCGTTTCGAGAGAGCCTTTTCGCGATCTCAAACGAGTGTTGCAAAGAGAGAATCCTTCCTCTTCCGGAGCGTTTAGTGAAGTCCTGTTCCAATATTTGCGACACAAAGGAATTGCAGTCGCCGACGCGTATTCAAAGTTTGGTGAAACTACCTCAAAAACCAGGGCTTTCGAGAAACCGACTGAAAGACGGGACTGGGATCGCCCACCCTTAAAGCTGCGAGTTAGGTTTGAGTTGGAGGAATCGCCAGATCGAGACTGGTTTCAAGCGAGAGCTGTTTGGGAGGTGGAAGGAATGGCCCTACAAGCCTCCGAGATAGATCAACTTCGAAGCGCGGACGGGGCTCTCGTTCGTCTAGAGGGTAAGGGGTGGTACCGGCTGGATGGTGAACTAGCGAGTGAAAACCGGCGTGCTCTGGACGCTCTAGGCTTGGACCCGGAGCGCGGTAATTCGCAGCGGATACACCTCAGTCAGATTGAGGACCTATTGTCCGAGGAAATGCTTGGCCAAAAGGAGTGGCAGGTGTTTCAGGATAAAGGTCGCCGCATCAAAGCCCAATCCCTGCCATCGCCACCTGCTCCTCTCTCTTCCGTTCTACGACCCTACCAGATCGCGGGCTTCCAGTTTCTTTGTAGGATGAGCGAGTGGCAGTTTGGCGGGATATTGGCGGATGATATGGGATTGGGAAAAACAGTACAGGCTCTCGCTTGGCTGCTGCATTTGTCCCATCTGAAAGGAAAAGGTTTTCGGGCATTGGTGATTTGTCCGAAATCTGTAACGGATAACTGGGTACAAGAGCCAAATAAGTTCAACACTGGTTTAGTCGCTCGCCGTTTCGACGGGAAGGTCGGCATCGATCCTACCTCCCACATTGTGGTGGCCAACTACGCCCAGCTTCGCATCAAATCCGAAGCCTTTCTATCCGAGGATTGGGATGCGGTGATTTTGGACGAAGCCCAATACATAAAGTCACCCAGCTCGCAGACCAGCAAGGTAGCCTATAAGCTCAAAGGAAAACACCGTCTGGCTATGACAGGTACGCCTGTCGAAAACAGTTTGACCGATTTGTGGAGCTTGATGCGTTTTGCGATGCCGAGGCTTTTCGGACCCTTGCCGACCTTCAGGGCCAATTACTCTTCCCAACGGGCGGATGACAACCTTCTTGCCTTAAGAAATAGAATGAAGCCCTTTTTCCTTCGTCGATTAAAGACGGAGGTGGCGAAGGATTTGCCGGAGAGAATCGAAAAGGACATTTATTGCGATTTGGAAGGGGAGCAGCGAGCTCTCTACGAAGCTCAGCTTGCGGAAGCTCGGTCGCTTCTCAATTCAGCGAAAAAGGGGGGACGGGGCGGTTCGCTCAATGTACTTCAAGCCCTGCTGCGGCTAAGGCAGACTTGCTGCGACCCGAGGTTGTTGAGGGCCGATCGAGGTGCGGAGAAAACAGAATCCGCAAAACTGCAGGCTTTGTTGGATCTCGTCGAACCCTTGGTGGCGGAGGGACACAAGGTTCTGGTTTTCAGTCAATTCACCAAAATGTTAGATCTAGCCGAATTGGAATTTGGTAGCCGTGGCATCTCTTACTTGAAGCTCACGGGGCAAACGAGGGATAGAGCCAAGTTGGTGGACCGCTTCCAGAACGGGGGGAATGAGAGCATATTTCTTCTCTCGCTCAAAGCTGCGGGATCGGGCCTTACGCTGACTGCAGCTTCCTACGTGGTCCTACTGGATCCTTGGTGGAACCCAGCGGTTGAAGCACAGGCTATAGACCGAGCTCATCGAATAGGACAAAAAGACCAAGTCATCGCCTACCGTATTCTCGCCAAGGATACGGTGGAGGAGAAAATCAGGCGTATTCAGGACGAGAAAGCCGAGCTAGCGGCCGCGGTGTTTGGCGAAGGGGCCAAAAGCACAAAATTTGAATTATCCGAGCTAGAGGCTTTCCTCGATTAG